A window of Natranaeroarchaeum aerophilus contains these coding sequences:
- a CDS encoding TOBE domain-containing protein: MTETRGRGEAALVEGDVEFDARDAALLRAIAQAGSVARAASELDRSRARALTRIEALEAAFGSLVRRQRGGRDGGGSRLTETARDLLNRYERLRAALDATAQVPETVLYGDVTSVDGELALVETQVGTVRGLHDGSERGQRVQVRIGADAITVLDNAAEPDPDATSARNRVSGEVVGIDRGETVVTAHIEVGGTTFETLVTSDSEQRLGLREGCQVTLTWKATATRIVGDRE; encoded by the coding sequence GTGACTGAGACGCGCGGACGGGGTGAGGCGGCGCTCGTCGAGGGGGATGTCGAGTTCGACGCCCGCGACGCCGCGTTGCTCCGCGCGATCGCACAGGCCGGGTCGGTTGCGAGGGCCGCCTCCGAACTCGATCGCTCCCGGGCACGGGCGCTGACACGAATCGAGGCGCTCGAAGCGGCCTTCGGGTCGCTCGTCCGGCGGCAGCGCGGTGGTCGCGACGGCGGTGGGAGTCGCCTTACTGAGACTGCGAGGGATCTGCTGAACCGCTACGAGCGGCTCCGGGCCGCCCTCGACGCGACGGCCCAGGTTCCCGAGACTGTCCTCTATGGGGACGTCACGTCGGTCGACGGCGAACTCGCGCTGGTCGAGACGCAAGTGGGCACGGTGCGAGGCCTCCACGACGGGAGCGAGCGAGGCCAGCGGGTCCAGGTTCGGATCGGCGCGGACGCGATTACGGTGCTCGACAACGCAGCAGAACCGGACCCAGACGCGACGAGTGCGAGAAATCGGGTTTCGGGCGAGGTCGTCGGAATCGACCGCGGTGAGACCGTCGTGACAGCACATATCGAGGTCGGCGGAACGACGTTTGAGACGCTCGTCACGTCGGACAGCGAGCAGCGCCTCGGGCTGAGGGAGGGCTGTCAGGTCACGCTTACCTGGAAGGCAACGGCGACGCGGATCGTCGGCGATCGGGAGTGA
- a CDS encoding AAA family ATPase: MVEAFAVASGKGGTGKTTATLALGMALAEEHDVTIVDADTGMANLLFHAGLDDVETTLHDLLIAERDVPVEAAVYDRHGLSVVPCGTSLADFESAEPERLREVVATLAENTDVLLLDSPATLGSKSAVLPIVLADRVLPVLAPTIPALSDGLKVQEYASSYGTDTAGVLFNKVREEGRMDTVVDRTERYFEGPVLGTVPECSAPHQARAAGEPLLSYAPSSPAAVAFTEAASELTIESGDSADVAARFKSAVVPDRP; the protein is encoded by the coding sequence ATGGTCGAGGCGTTTGCCGTCGCAAGCGGAAAGGGGGGAACGGGGAAGACGACAGCGACACTCGCGCTCGGCATGGCGCTGGCCGAGGAGCACGACGTGACGATCGTCGACGCGGATACCGGGATGGCGAACCTCCTCTTTCACGCCGGGCTCGACGACGTCGAGACGACCCTCCACGACCTGCTGATAGCCGAGCGAGACGTGCCGGTCGAGGCGGCGGTCTACGATCGCCACGGACTTTCGGTCGTGCCCTGCGGGACGAGCCTGGCGGATTTCGAGTCGGCCGAACCGGAGCGACTGCGCGAGGTCGTCGCAACCCTTGCCGAGAACACGGACGTTCTCCTGCTCGATTCGCCAGCCACCCTTGGCTCAAAAAGCGCCGTGCTGCCGATCGTACTCGCCGATCGGGTGCTCCCCGTGCTGGCACCGACGATCCCGGCGCTGAGCGACGGGCTGAAAGTTCAGGAGTACGCGAGCTCGTACGGAACGGACACGGCTGGCGTCCTGTTCAACAAAGTACGCGAGGAAGGGCGCATGGACACTGTCGTCGACCGGACCGAACGCTACTTCGAGGGACCGGTCCTCGGCACTGTCCCGGAATGCTCCGCACCGCATCAGGCGAGAGCTGCTGGTGAACCGCTACTCTCGTATGCACCCAGCTCACCCGCGGCCGTCGCGTTTACCGAGGCCGCTTCGGAGCTGACGATCGAATCCGGCGACTCGGCGGATGTCGCGGCGCGTTTCAAAAGCGCGGTCGTCCCTGACAGACCATGA
- a CDS encoding NTP transferase domain-containing protein, which produces MDALVMCGGEGTRLADSLGRDAPEKPMYPIDGRPMVDRVLDALEASEVDQVHAAVSPATPETRGHIAERVSVIETPGKGYVTDLSTALDNIDRPVLTVAADLPLLTGCVVDSMLSAYAAIGIDGGSMTVAVPATRKDRLGVSADTVMERDAMTAELIDGRADSEEMPDRIAPTGLNVVGAPTDTNTDTMYLTDDERLVVNVNRARDARIAEALL; this is translated from the coding sequence GTGGACGCTCTCGTGATGTGTGGCGGCGAAGGGACCCGCCTCGCGGACTCGCTTGGCAGGGACGCTCCCGAAAAGCCGATGTACCCGATCGACGGGAGGCCGATGGTCGACCGGGTGCTGGATGCGCTCGAGGCGAGCGAGGTCGACCAGGTCCACGCTGCCGTCTCGCCCGCAACGCCCGAAACGCGCGGACACATCGCCGAGCGTGTTTCGGTGATCGAGACGCCCGGCAAGGGCTACGTTACGGACCTCTCGACGGCACTCGACAATATCGATCGGCCCGTCCTGACCGTCGCCGCGGATCTGCCGCTGCTGACCGGTTGCGTCGTCGACAGCATGCTTTCCGCCTACGCAGCTATTGGGATCGACGGCGGTTCGATGACCGTTGCGGTCCCGGCCACGCGCAAAGACCGTCTCGGCGTCTCCGCGGATACCGTAATGGAACGGGACGCGATGACTGCGGAGCTGATCGACGGGCGAGCAGACAGCGAGGAAATGCCCGACCGGATCGCGCCGACCGGCCTGAACGTGGTCGGTGCACCAACTGACACGAACACGGATACGATGTACCTGACAGACGACGAGCGACTGGTGGTGAACGTGAATCGAGCGCGAGACGCACGGATCGCGGAGGCACTGCTATGA
- the cobS gene encoding adenosylcobinamide-GDP ribazoletransferase produces MSLAGLRGAVGFLTRFPVGHDETGWEAFTRTPATFPAVGYLVGVLGALVFLVPAPPTITAFLYVLVLYAVTGINHADGVADLGDAAVVHGDPERRREVLKDSSLGVGGTLALVGLLLGLVLAAVPLAGAPIAVAASIVVAAEVGARLGTAVLVCVGTAPHEGLGSQLTGVNGPRSLVAPVLVALPAVVLARPSYVATAAVVAAVAVALALYRWSSAMLGGVNGDVLGATTELGRLGGLLAGVLAWTLWTGDVMGVIAWTLS; encoded by the coding sequence CTGAGCCTTGCAGGGCTGCGTGGCGCTGTCGGGTTTCTCACTCGCTTCCCGGTCGGTCACGACGAAACTGGGTGGGAAGCGTTTACCCGCACCCCCGCAACGTTCCCGGCCGTCGGCTATCTCGTCGGCGTGCTCGGCGCGCTCGTCTTTCTGGTTCCCGCCCCGCCGACCATTACGGCGTTTCTGTACGTCCTCGTCCTGTACGCTGTCACGGGTATCAACCACGCCGACGGCGTCGCCGATCTGGGTGACGCCGCGGTGGTCCATGGCGACCCGGAGCGACGGCGCGAGGTGCTCAAAGACAGCTCCCTCGGCGTCGGCGGGACGCTCGCACTTGTCGGGCTGCTTCTCGGCCTCGTGCTCGCGGCCGTTCCGCTTGCGGGGGCCCCCATCGCCGTTGCGGCGAGCATCGTCGTCGCCGCGGAGGTCGGCGCGAGACTGGGAACCGCCGTACTGGTCTGTGTCGGCACCGCGCCCCACGAGGGGCTCGGAAGCCAACTGACCGGTGTCAACGGCCCCCGAAGCCTCGTCGCACCCGTGCTGGTCGCGCTTCCCGCTGTCGTGCTCGCTCGTCCGTCGTACGTCGCCACGGCGGCCGTCGTCGCGGCGGTCGCGGTCGCACTCGCACTCTATCGCTGGTCCAGTGCCATGCTCGGTGGCGTCAACGGCGACGTGCTCGGTGCGACGACCGAGCTCGGGCGGCTCGGGGGGCTACTGGCTGGCGTGCTCGCGTGGACGCTCTGGACCGGCGATGTGATGGGGGTGATCGCGTGGACGCTCTCGTGA
- a CDS encoding DUF7577 domain-containing protein has protein sequence MEPSTLTILWRLAVTAFVIVAPTLLFLGLLRGLELLRDDELINKIADAEHLRVDDTDDLLRILSTDTVIDSDADPALDRLADATTTTRCQHCGAPNQSTATYCHDCLEPIG, from the coding sequence ATGGAGCCGTCGACGCTCACAATCCTGTGGCGGCTTGCCGTTACCGCGTTCGTCATCGTCGCACCGACACTCCTGTTTCTCGGCCTCCTCCGCGGGCTCGAACTGCTCCGGGACGACGAGTTGATCAACAAGATCGCCGATGCAGAGCATCTTCGTGTCGACGACACCGACGACTTACTCAGGATCCTCTCTACGGATACCGTGATCGACAGCGACGCTGACCCCGCGTTGGACCGGTTGGCGGACGCGACCACCACAACCCGCTGTCAGCACTGTGGCGCACCGAACCAGTCGACGGCAACATACTGTCACGACTGTCTGGAGCCGATCGGCTGA
- a CDS encoding HAD family hydrolase, which yields MAVSFDLFGTLVSVDRPDSPADAVAAELTSRGVDVPAEFVADYREVQIDAPEGAEVPLPAHVAAALRSRGVSPTNNVVRRAVVAAFDPTVETRPGAVDAVSAAAEHGQVGVLSNCSVPELVPRALLRSDIDRSAFDVIVSSAGCGWRKPDPRAFESFASRLGVDVESVIHVGDDPDTDAGIEAVGGTAILLDEHSLADLPDLLDEVA from the coding sequence GTGGCAGTTTCGTTCGACCTCTTCGGGACGCTCGTGTCGGTCGATCGGCCGGACTCACCAGCCGACGCCGTCGCCGCGGAACTGACGAGCCGCGGCGTCGACGTTCCAGCGGAGTTTGTAGCTGATTACCGGGAGGTCCAGATCGACGCTCCTGAAGGGGCGGAAGTTCCGCTTCCCGCACACGTCGCCGCAGCGCTCCGAAGCCGTGGCGTATCCCCCACGAACAACGTCGTGCGCCGGGCAGTCGTCGCGGCGTTCGACCCGACTGTCGAAACGCGTCCCGGTGCTGTCGACGCGGTTTCGGCCGCGGCCGAGCACGGGCAGGTTGGCGTCCTCTCGAACTGTAGCGTGCCCGAGCTCGTTCCGAGAGCGTTGCTTCGGTCCGATATCGACCGATCGGCGTTCGACGTGATCGTATCGAGCGCCGGCTGTGGGTGGCGCAAACCCGATCCCCGTGCATTCGAGTCGTTCGCCTCCAGGCTGGGTGTTGACGTCGAGTCTGTGATCCACGTCGGGGACGATCCGGACACTGATGCTGGCATCGAGGCTGTCGGTGGGACCGCCATCTTGCTGGACGAGCACTCGCTTGCCGACCTGCCGGACCTGCTCGACGAGGTGGCGTAA
- the cobT gene encoding nicotinate mononucleotide-dependent phosphoribosyltransferase CobT produces MRLVLAAGTTRTATIEGISAAGATPELMADTPAIDAEILVYGQPVSSDLVPVSPTGCPTPAVISRAVREQVGFDVTVIDAGLAAETDAPTVSVGAEPGRDIREERAVPNVDAVFDRARELGRSLPDDELFIGETIPGGTTTAAALLRALGTDLGVSSSLPENPIPLKEQVATAALDASGSAPGELVDSPLTAVEAVGDPVQATVAGLTVGALESGSSVTLAGGTQLVATAALVRAFGCDEPLSLATTSFVAADPAVDLDAAASTLDLDVAATDPGFERSEHVAMERYVAGEAKEGVGMGGALALAERDGIGMKTIRAQIAAVYDRLDPDSTPESAPAADRGDR; encoded by the coding sequence ATGAGACTCGTCCTTGCGGCCGGAACGACGCGGACGGCGACCATCGAGGGGATCAGCGCCGCGGGAGCCACGCCGGAACTGATGGCGGACACCCCTGCGATCGACGCGGAGATCCTCGTCTACGGCCAGCCCGTATCGAGCGATCTGGTCCCCGTCAGCCCGACCGGCTGTCCAACCCCCGCGGTGATCTCGCGTGCCGTTCGCGAGCAGGTCGGCTTCGATGTGACGGTGATCGATGCCGGGCTCGCCGCCGAAACCGACGCACCGACGGTTTCGGTCGGTGCCGAGCCGGGCCGCGACATCCGCGAGGAGCGTGCCGTCCCGAACGTCGACGCGGTGTTCGATCGCGCCCGTGAACTCGGCCGGTCGCTGCCGGATGACGAGCTATTTATCGGCGAGACGATCCCCGGCGGGACGACGACCGCCGCGGCGCTGCTCCGCGCGCTCGGCACCGATCTGGGCGTCTCCTCGTCGCTGCCCGAGAACCCAATCCCACTGAAAGAGCAGGTCGCCACAGCGGCGCTCGATGCGAGCGGGAGTGCTCCCGGCGAGCTGGTCGACTCGCCACTGACTGCTGTCGAGGCGGTCGGCGACCCGGTCCAGGCGACCGTCGCAGGTCTGACCGTCGGCGCGCTCGAATCCGGGAGTTCGGTGACGCTCGCGGGCGGGACACAGCTGGTCGCGACCGCCGCGCTGGTTCGGGCGTTCGGATGTGACGAACCTCTCTCACTGGCTACTACCTCCTTTGTCGCCGCCGACCCGGCGGTCGACCTCGATGCCGCAGCATCGACGCTCGACCTCGACGTAGCGGCGACCGATCCCGGCTTCGAGCGAAGCGAGCACGTCGCAATGGAGCGATACGTCGCTGGCGAAGCGAAAGAGGGCGTCGGGATGGGTGGGGCGCTGGCGCTTGCCGAGCGCGATGGGATCGGAATGAAGACGATCAGAGCGCAGATCGCGGCGGTGTACGATCGGCTCGATCCCGACTCGACGCCGGAAAGCGCGCCAGCAGCCGATCGAGGTGACCGCTGA
- a CDS encoding phosphoadenosine phosphosulfate reductase family protein — MSNDVPDYADVNYDDGADETFEEYSTLQAKIEKAVEVTRRGLEEYENPAVMWTGGKDSTLTLYFIKEVAERYDLEVPPAVFIDHFQHFDELHDFVDRWAEEWDLDVIYARNEDVGNYVEEHGLEPGDDIPIDELSEHNQHHVREILEYEEDTFPFLLDTYVGNHLLKTVALNDALEDYDIDGVISGVRWDEQEARADETFFSPRHDPDIYPPHDRIQPILQFEERAVWDAFWHYVVPDTVEAFPDEGFIPESADDLPEGVGIDDVPISPKYFAGFRSLGSEVSTEKTTEDPAWLQDLEGTTERAGRAQDKEDLMKRLRDLGYM, encoded by the coding sequence ATGTCGAACGACGTTCCCGACTACGCCGACGTCAACTACGATGACGGTGCGGACGAGACGTTCGAGGAGTACAGTACCTTACAGGCGAAAATCGAGAAGGCAGTCGAGGTTACCCGGCGTGGCCTCGAGGAGTACGAGAACCCCGCCGTGATGTGGACTGGCGGAAAGGACTCGACGCTCACCCTGTATTTCATCAAGGAGGTCGCCGAGCGCTACGACCTCGAGGTTCCGCCTGCGGTCTTCATCGACCACTTCCAGCACTTCGACGAACTCCACGACTTCGTCGACCGATGGGCCGAGGAGTGGGACCTCGACGTGATCTACGCACGCAACGAGGATGTGGGCAACTACGTCGAGGAACACGGCCTCGAACCGGGCGACGACATCCCGATCGACGAGCTCTCCGAGCACAACCAGCACCACGTCCGGGAGATCCTGGAGTACGAGGAGGACACGTTCCCGTTCCTGCTGGACACCTACGTCGGCAACCACCTGCTCAAAACCGTCGCGCTCAACGACGCGCTCGAAGACTACGATATCGACGGTGTCATCTCCGGCGTCCGCTGGGACGAGCAGGAAGCCCGTGCCGACGAGACGTTCTTCAGCCCACGACATGATCCCGATATCTACCCGCCCCACGACCGTATCCAGCCCATCCTCCAGTTCGAGGAGCGGGCGGTCTGGGATGCCTTCTGGCACTACGTCGTGCCGGACACCGTCGAGGCGTTCCCGGACGAAGGGTTCATCCCTGAGAGTGCCGACGACCTGCCCGAGGGCGTGGGGATCGACGACGTTCCGATCTCGCCGAAGTACTTTGCCGGGTTCCGATCGCTCGGTAGCGAGGTCTCGACCGAGAAGACGACCGAGGATCCCGCATGGTTGCAGGA
- the cbiB gene encoding adenosylcobinamide-phosphate synthase CbiB, with amino-acid sequence MAVEITLAVVLAAILDRTVRELPSRIHPVALFGSLVGRADREWARPRLAGVGMALALPVLPTAVAFGIVSVAVALHPLLGVLATGTVLFTTTSLQMLLEEAAGVIEASATDPAAARERLPALAGRDPADLSPALLRSAAVESASENLADGLVAPLLAFALLAPVSIALGAAAAAWLKAVNTLDSMLGYPSKPHGWASARLDDLVMWVPARLSALLLSAAALSPDPVLTARRWRGETASPNSGWPMATAAGALQVRLEKPDAYVLNELASLPTTEQARRGVALVGRAGLLAYALAALPGVIAWLF; translated from the coding sequence GTGGCCGTCGAAATTACGCTCGCGGTCGTGCTTGCGGCCATCCTCGACCGGACTGTGCGTGAACTCCCGTCACGGATCCATCCAGTCGCCCTCTTCGGGAGCCTCGTCGGTCGGGCTGACAGGGAATGGGCTCGACCACGGCTGGCTGGTGTCGGTATGGCACTGGCACTTCCCGTGCTCCCGACGGCTGTCGCGTTCGGTATCGTCTCTGTGGCTGTTGCACTTCATCCCCTGCTGGGTGTCCTCGCCACTGGAACCGTCCTCTTTACGACGACCAGTTTACAGATGCTGTTGGAGGAGGCTGCAGGCGTAATAGAGGCCAGCGCGACGGACCCAGCCGCGGCCCGCGAGCGGTTGCCAGCGCTTGCGGGGCGTGATCCTGCTGACCTCTCGCCCGCCCTGCTACGCAGTGCCGCCGTTGAGAGCGCAAGCGAGAACCTCGCGGATGGTCTGGTCGCGCCGTTGCTCGCCTTTGCCCTGCTCGCGCCGGTCTCGATCGCGCTGGGTGCCGCCGCGGCGGCGTGGCTCAAGGCCGTGAACACGCTGGACTCGATGCTCGGGTACCCCTCGAAACCCCACGGCTGGGCAAGTGCCCGGCTCGACGACCTCGTCATGTGGGTGCCCGCCCGCCTTAGCGCCCTGCTGCTTTCTGCAGCGGCGCTCTCGCCCGATCCCGTGCTGACTGCGCGACGGTGGCGCGGCGAGACCGCCTCGCCCAACTCCGGGTGGCCGATGGCGACCGCCGCGGGCGCGCTGCAGGTCCGCCTCGAAAAGCCCGACGCGTACGTCCTCAACGAACTCGCCTCGCTGCCGACCACGGAGCAGGCCCGTCGCGGCGTCGCGCTCGTCGGCCGCGCTGGACTGCTCGCGTACGCCCTTGCCGCGCTGCCGGGGGTGATCGCGTGGCTGTTCTGA
- a CDS encoding adenosylcobinamide amidohydrolase encodes MPDIRVRNEVLQLLAPETSWLSTGWDGGRIRADAAYNCTVPDGWDRTDLDEYIAERRTQAGFEHVGPTLLTGVEMTHARCARLTAERDAGDKNSSKDSIDVLAVATAGVSNPATLFPEEDTAADPESHGDSDTEHPEPGTVNLLVHVDHPLAAGALANLIAVVAEAKAATLLRETGFPGTTTDAVIVGAGNSSGGVEPIRFTGSGTPIGAAARACVRDALQASLGARYDETPVPETVADAEYGVVTDRSANVFRP; translated from the coding sequence ATGCCTGATATTCGGGTTCGCAACGAGGTCCTGCAACTGCTCGCCCCCGAGACATCGTGGCTCTCGACGGGCTGGGACGGTGGACGAATCCGGGCAGACGCCGCGTACAACTGCACGGTCCCGGATGGCTGGGATCGGACCGATCTGGATGAGTATATCGCGGAGCGACGGACTCAGGCAGGCTTCGAGCACGTGGGGCCGACGCTGCTTACCGGCGTCGAAATGACCCACGCGCGCTGTGCACGGCTCACCGCCGAGCGCGACGCGGGCGATAAAAACAGCAGCAAGGACAGCATCGACGTGCTCGCGGTTGCCACCGCGGGCGTCTCGAATCCCGCCACTCTGTTTCCCGAGGAGGACACCGCTGCGGACCCGGAGTCCCACGGAGATAGCGATACAGAACATCCCGAACCGGGGACGGTGAACCTGCTCGTCCACGTCGATCACCCACTCGCGGCGGGCGCACTCGCCAACCTGATTGCGGTCGTCGCAGAGGCCAAAGCGGCAACGCTCCTGCGCGAGACGGGCTTTCCGGGGACCACCACGGATGCGGTGATCGTCGGGGCTGGCAACTCGTCCGGCGGCGTCGAGCCGATACGGTTCACTGGCAGCGGAACACCGATCGGCGCGGCGGCCCGGGCCTGCGTGCGGGACGCGCTTCAGGCCAGTCTTGGGGCCAGATACGACGAAACACCGGTTCCCGAGACGGTCGCCGACGCGGAGTATGGAGTGGTGACCGACCGCTCCGCGAACGTGTTTCGTCCCTGA
- a CDS encoding aminotransferase class I/II-fold pyridoxal phosphate-dependent enzyme produces MDPDAVRTTDRVPHGGSDDPEELDFSANTNTEIPPGTEAVYREAFSASRRYPNDAYPEFRAAAAEYVECGPEQIVPTPGGLAAIRLAIETTVDAGESVLVPTPSFGEYAREVELQGADPAFVSHDRLLDADPADHALAIVCTPNNPTGEAYDPDALREFAARCRDVDTRLLVDEAFLGFTDIPSLAGEEGVIVARSLTKLFGLPGLRAGFAVATGDERDTLQTARRAWNLGTPAAAVGAHCLRADEFVAETRRRIEHERERMRETLSARYDVHPSDSPFLLLDVGEGEVDDLLAHAHQHGIALRDARTFRELDSHVRVAMKDSEANDRLLEVLVNA; encoded by the coding sequence ATGGATCCCGACGCGGTGCGGACGACCGACCGAGTACCCCACGGCGGGAGCGACGATCCGGAGGAGCTAGATTTTAGTGCCAATACAAATACGGAGATACCGCCTGGCACCGAGGCGGTCTACCGCGAGGCGTTCTCGGCCTCGCGCCGATATCCGAACGACGCCTATCCGGAGTTCCGGGCCGCCGCCGCGGAGTATGTCGAGTGCGGTCCCGAACAGATCGTCCCGACCCCCGGCGGGCTCGCGGCGATCCGGCTGGCGATCGAGACGACCGTCGACGCCGGCGAGAGCGTGCTCGTCCCGACACCGAGTTTCGGCGAGTACGCCCGGGAGGTCGAGTTACAGGGAGCGGACCCCGCGTTCGTGTCTCACGACCGGTTGCTCGACGCCGATCCGGCCGACCACGCCCTCGCCATCGTCTGCACGCCGAACAATCCGACCGGAGAGGCCTACGATCCCGACGCACTCCGCGAGTTCGCAGCCCGCTGTCGCGACGTCGATACCCGCTTGCTCGTCGACGAGGCGTTCCTCGGCTTCACCGACATACCCTCGCTTGCCGGGGAGGAGGGCGTGATCGTCGCGCGCTCGCTGACGAAGCTGTTCGGCCTGCCGGGCCTCCGGGCTGGCTTCGCCGTTGCGACAGGAGACGAGCGTGACACACTGCAGACCGCACGCCGTGCGTGGAACCTCGGGACGCCCGCCGCGGCGGTCGGAGCCCACTGTCTCCGCGCCGACGAGTTCGTCGCCGAGACGCGTCGGCGCATCGAGCACGAGCGCGAACGGATGCGGGAGACACTCTCGGCCCGATACGACGTCCATCCATCGGATTCTCCCTTCCTCCTCCTCGACGTCGGCGAAGGGGAGGTAGACGACCTGCTGGCACACGCACACCAACACGGAATCGCACTCAGGGACGCCCGGACGTTCCGCGAACTCGACTCGCACGTTCGGGTCGCCATGAAGGATAGCGAGGCGAACGATCGGCTGCTGGAGGTGCTCGTGAATGCCTGA